In one Chryseobacterium camelliae genomic region, the following are encoded:
- a CDS encoding EamA family transporter, whose amino-acid sequence MKKKNIFKGVLFVGIGASIYGMLATFVKLAYQDGYTTSEVTTSQFVLGILGLLILNFIQTITSKKALPSPSSKEIRDLMLAGTSLGCTSLFYYIAVQYINVSVAIVLLMQSVWFSVVVESFMIRKLPNTRKVVSVIIVLIGTVLATNLINSKVELDWKGVFWGLMAAASYTLTMFTSNTLATHLPVFRKSFVMLCGGSIVIFAFLFFAQIGPLYFDGLRSVYLNFTENTEHIRAFDYSILWKYGLILSLFGTIIPPVLFNVGFPNAGLGLGSIVSSLELPVSVTMAFVLLGEEVVFIQWIGIALILFAIVLMNLPAQKEYNVAELS is encoded by the coding sequence ATGAAGAAGAAAAATATTTTTAAAGGAGTTTTATTTGTAGGAATTGGTGCCAGTATATATGGGATGTTGGCGACTTTTGTTAAACTGGCTTATCAGGATGGATATACGACATCAGAAGTAACAACCTCTCAGTTTGTATTAGGGATATTGGGGCTTTTAATTTTAAATTTTATTCAGACGATAACTTCTAAAAAGGCATTGCCGTCACCAAGTTCGAAAGAAATCAGGGACCTGATGCTGGCGGGAACTTCATTAGGTTGCACAAGTTTATTTTATTATATAGCAGTTCAGTATATTAATGTTTCGGTTGCTATTGTTTTATTGATGCAGTCGGTTTGGTTTAGTGTGGTGGTTGAAAGTTTCATGATAAGAAAATTACCAAACACCAGAAAAGTAGTATCGGTAATTATTGTCTTAATAGGAACGGTTTTAGCAACGAATTTAATTAATTCAAAAGTAGAGCTCGATTGGAAGGGCGTTTTCTGGGGATTAATGGCCGCTGCTTCTTACACTTTGACTATGTTTACCTCAAATACATTGGCAACACACCTCCCGGTTTTCAGAAAAAGTTTTGTTATGCTTTGTGGAGGTTCCATCGTCATTTTTGCATTTTTATTTTTTGCACAAATCGGTCCGCTATACTTTGATGGATTGAGATCAGTGTATCTTAACTTTACAGAAAATACGGAACATATCCGTGCTTTCGACTATTCCATTCTTTGGAAATATGGTTTGATATTATCTCTATTTGGAACCATTATTCCTCCTGTTTTATTTAATGTAGGTTTTCCGAATGCAGGATTGGGATTGGGAAGTATCGTTTCATCATTAGAACTGCCTGTTTCCGTTACTATGGCTTTTGTGTTGTTGGGAGAAGAAGTGGTGTTCATTCAGTGGATTGGAATCGCTTTGATTCTTTTCGCGATTGTTTTAATGAATTTGCCTGCACAAAAAGAGTATAATGTAGCAGAATTATCTTAA
- a CDS encoding alpha/beta fold hydrolase: protein MKNFRNMVAVVIISMASNFAFSQVKPLDVELTNYQYPYKVYFYNFKSQNNDLKMAYMDVKPKAANGKTILLLHGKNFNGAYWEKTAKDLSDKGFRVIIPDQIGFGKSSKPQNYQFSFSQLADNTKAVLDKLKIDKAIVLGHSMGGMIATRFTLSYPEKVQKLILENPIGLEDYKTFAAYQTIDQAYQSELKNTAETYKNYQLKFYYDNKWKDEYQPWLDLIAGWTLHLDYPKVAWDAALTSDMIYNQPVCYEFKNIKTPTLLIIGTRDRTAIGKDRAPKELQPKMGQYQELGKKTQQQIEGSKLVEIENVGHLPHIEVYDQFWAALYGFIK, encoded by the coding sequence ATGAAAAATTTTAGAAATATGGTTGCCGTTGTAATAATATCTATGGCATCGAATTTTGCTTTTTCCCAAGTAAAACCTTTAGATGTGGAGCTTACAAATTATCAATATCCTTACAAAGTTTATTTTTACAATTTTAAATCTCAGAACAACGATTTGAAAATGGCTTATATGGATGTAAAGCCAAAAGCTGCAAATGGAAAAACAATACTGCTTCTTCATGGAAAAAACTTTAATGGAGCATATTGGGAGAAAACGGCAAAAGACCTTTCAGATAAAGGATTTAGAGTGATTATTCCGGATCAGATAGGATTTGGGAAATCTTCAAAACCTCAAAATTATCAGTTTTCGTTTTCTCAGTTGGCAGACAATACAAAAGCTGTTTTAGATAAGTTAAAAATTGATAAAGCCATTGTTTTAGGGCATTCGATGGGAGGGATGATCGCTACGAGATTTACTTTGTCGTATCCGGAAAAAGTTCAGAAGCTTATTCTCGAAAACCCTATCGGATTAGAAGATTATAAAACTTTTGCAGCGTATCAGACAATCGATCAGGCGTATCAGTCGGAATTAAAAAATACAGCCGAGACTTATAAAAATTATCAGTTGAAATTCTATTACGATAATAAATGGAAAGATGAATATCAGCCTTGGCTGGATTTAATTGCCGGTTGGACTTTGCATCTGGATTATCCGAAAGTAGCTTGGGATGCAGCTTTAACGTCAGACATGATCTACAATCAGCCGGTTTGTTATGAATTTAAAAATATCAAAACTCCGACCTTATTAATTATCGGAACAAGAGATAGAACAGCGATAGGAAAAGACAGGGCTCCAAAAGAACTTCAGCCTAAAATGGGGCAGTATCAGGAATTGGGAAAGAAAACACAACAACAAATCGAAGGTTCAAAATTGGTTGAAATTGAAAATGTAGGACATCTTCCGCATATTGAAGTCTATGATCAATTCTGGGCTGCGTTGTATGGTTTTATTAAATAA
- the rplS gene encoding 50S ribosomal protein L19 yields the protein MDLLKYVQDKYIAKKEFPEFKAGDTITVYYEIKEGQKTRTQFFKGTVIQLRGTGSTKTFTIRKMSGDVGVERVFPINMPALQKIEVDRRGRVRRSRIYYFRDLRGKKARIKDAAYKKK from the coding sequence ATGGATTTATTAAAGTACGTACAAGACAAGTACATTGCGAAAAAAGAATTCCCTGAATTCAAAGCAGGTGATACAATTACTGTGTATTACGAAATTAAAGAAGGACAAAAGACTAGAACTCAGTTCTTCAAAGGAACAGTTATCCAATTAAGAGGTACTGGTTCTACAAAAACTTTCACTATCAGAAAAATGAGTGGAGATGTAGGTGTTGAGAGAGTATTCCCAATCAACATGCCAGCTTTACAAAAAATTGAAGTTGATAGAAGAGGTAGAGTTAGAAGATCTAGAATCTATTACTTCAGAGATCTTAGAGGTAAGAAAGCTAGAATTAAAGACGCTGCTTACAAGAAGAAATAA
- a CDS encoding CoA transferase subunit A: MIDKRVKNAKEAIEGIQDGMTLMLGGFGLCGIPENSINALVESDVKDLTCISNNAGVDDFGLGLLLHKRQIKKMISSYVGENAEFERQMLSGELDVELTPQGTLAEKCRAAQAGIPAFYTPAGFGTEVAEGKEVKNFKGKPHILEHAYEADYSIVKAWKGDHAGNLIFKGSARNFNHPMAGAGKITIAEVEELVEPGELDPNEIHIPGIMIQRIFQGEKFEKRIEQRTVRKRD; encoded by the coding sequence ATGATAGATAAAAGAGTAAAAAATGCAAAGGAAGCCATCGAAGGAATTCAGGACGGAATGACGTTGATGTTGGGCGGATTTGGTCTTTGTGGTATCCCCGAAAATTCAATTAACGCTTTGGTAGAGAGTGATGTAAAAGATCTTACATGTATTTCAAATAATGCGGGTGTTGATGATTTCGGATTAGGTTTGTTGCTTCATAAAAGACAAATAAAGAAGATGATTTCTTCTTACGTAGGGGAAAATGCAGAATTTGAAAGACAAATGCTTTCCGGTGAATTAGACGTAGAACTGACTCCTCAAGGGACTTTGGCGGAAAAATGCAGAGCTGCCCAGGCTGGAATTCCGGCTTTTTACACCCCTGCAGGTTTCGGAACTGAAGTGGCAGAAGGAAAAGAAGTAAAAAATTTCAAAGGAAAACCTCATATTCTTGAGCATGCTTATGAAGCTGATTATTCAATTGTAAAAGCCTGGAAGGGTGATCATGCAGGAAACCTGATTTTTAAAGGTTCGGCAAGAAATTTCAATCATCCGATGGCAGGAGCAGGAAAAATTACCATTGCAGAAGTGGAAGAATTGGTAGAACCGGGAGAATTGGATCCGAACGAGATTCATATTCCGGGAATTATGATCCAGAGAATTTTCCAGGGAGAAAAATTTGAAAAAAGAATCGAACAAAGAACAGTTAGAAAAAGAGATTAA
- a CDS encoding DUF3575 domain-containing protein gives MKKLLTLLILPFSALIFAQESKESNWILKLNATQLVDVVSYPTLQISAERKINLYFSVNAEFGYQLYDFNTPDNIILKSKGFKTNLEGRVYVFKFINSKTESKRSEFYVGLQLFYRENESTNSLEYSPKDDDSKQYTDYFGTKRTAKGFTIMFGNQISVSKKIILEPYAGLGIMHRKINNVDV, from the coding sequence ATGAAAAAACTTTTAACCCTTCTTATTTTACCATTTTCAGCTTTAATTTTTGCACAAGAATCAAAAGAGAGCAATTGGATTTTAAAACTGAATGCGACGCAGCTGGTGGATGTTGTATCTTATCCGACGTTGCAAATATCTGCTGAAAGAAAAATCAATCTCTATTTCAGCGTGAATGCTGAATTTGGATATCAATTGTATGATTTTAATACACCCGATAATATCATATTGAAATCAAAAGGTTTTAAAACAAATCTTGAAGGAAGGGTTTATGTATTCAAATTCATCAATTCAAAAACTGAGTCTAAAAGAAGTGAATTCTATGTCGGATTGCAGCTTTTTTATCGTGAAAATGAGAGTACCAATTCTTTAGAGTATTCGCCGAAAGATGATGATTCAAAGCAATACACAGATTATTTTGGAACGAAAAGAACGGCAAAAGGTTTTACTATCATGTTCGGAAATCAAATTTCAGTATCAAAGAAAATCATTTTGGAACCTTATGCAGGATTGGGAATAATGCACCGAAAAATAAATAATGTTGATGTTTAA
- a CDS encoding ABC transporter ATP-binding protein — protein sequence MKILLNYLKPYKWLILASLLLASINQVFSLFAPAITGNILDKLVTHPNFFDKEKLLPRSLNEYLYGTDIYHGVFYFLGLLIGTAMVSRIAKAFQDYVVNVIIQKFGAQIFTDGLKHSMRLPFQEFEDQRSGETLSILTKVREDSVKFINNFINVFFGILVSIIFVSVYAIRLHWTIMPVYVVGIVLIAVVTNLLSKRIKTIQKNIVTETTNLAGSTTESLRNIEIVKSLGLTNQEVERLNNNTYKILNLELRKVKSIRSLSFVQGTLVNFLQQTITFTLLLLIFKNIVTPGQYLSLMFYGFFIFGPMQEIGNIIISYREAQASLNNFDRVMKKEVEPKPLKPKKIGAIEELEFQKVSFQHQTAHYKALNSISFAVKNGETIAFVGPSGSGKSTLVKLLVGLYRPQEGSIFYNHIDGKEFDFDELRNQIGFVTQDTQLFAGTIKENLLFVNPAATDEDLQLALKKSSCTALLERAENGIETVIGEGGLKLSGGEKQRIAIARALLRKPHLLIFDEATSALDSITEEEITTTIKEISKEKEQITVLIAHRLSTIMHADRIYVLERGQIVETGSHLQLIEEKGLYYAMWRQQIGERKTAETQA from the coding sequence ATGAAAATTTTATTAAACTATTTAAAACCATATAAATGGCTGATATTAGCATCCCTTTTATTAGCCTCAATCAATCAGGTGTTTTCATTATTTGCTCCGGCCATTACCGGAAATATATTAGACAAACTGGTCACCCATCCTAACTTTTTTGATAAGGAAAAACTGCTTCCGAGAAGCCTGAATGAATATCTTTACGGAACCGATATCTACCACGGTGTATTTTATTTTCTGGGACTGTTGATCGGAACTGCAATGGTAAGCCGAATTGCAAAAGCATTTCAGGATTATGTCGTGAATGTGATTATTCAAAAGTTTGGAGCCCAGATTTTCACTGATGGTTTAAAGCATTCTATGAGACTGCCTTTCCAGGAATTTGAAGACCAGAGAAGTGGTGAAACGCTTTCTATTTTAACTAAAGTTCGTGAGGATTCTGTGAAGTTTATCAATAATTTCATTAACGTATTTTTCGGGATTTTGGTAAGTATCATCTTCGTTTCAGTGTATGCAATTCGCCTGCATTGGACGATCATGCCTGTTTATGTGGTCGGGATTGTTCTTATTGCGGTGGTTACTAATTTATTGAGTAAAAGGATTAAAACCATTCAGAAAAATATTGTAACGGAAACTACCAATTTAGCAGGAAGCACAACCGAAAGTCTCAGAAATATTGAAATTGTAAAAAGTTTAGGATTGACCAATCAGGAAGTGGAACGTCTGAACAACAATACCTATAAAATCCTGAATCTGGAATTAAGAAAGGTAAAAAGCATCCGTTCTTTAAGCTTTGTGCAGGGAACATTGGTTAACTTTTTACAGCAAACCATTACTTTCACTTTATTATTGCTGATCTTTAAAAATATTGTAACTCCGGGACAGTATTTATCATTGATGTTTTACGGATTCTTTATTTTCGGACCGATGCAGGAAATCGGGAATATCATTATTTCTTACCGTGAAGCTCAGGCTTCTTTGAATAATTTCGACAGAGTAATGAAAAAAGAGGTTGAACCGAAACCTTTGAAACCAAAGAAAATCGGAGCTATCGAAGAACTGGAATTCCAAAAAGTTTCTTTTCAGCATCAGACCGCTCATTATAAAGCATTGAATTCTATTTCCTTTGCTGTGAAAAATGGGGAAACCATTGCTTTTGTCGGTCCCAGCGGTTCCGGAAAAAGTACATTGGTTAAATTACTGGTTGGCTTGTACAGACCTCAGGAAGGTTCTATTTTTTATAATCATATTGACGGGAAGGAATTTGATTTCGATGAACTGAGAAACCAGATTGGTTTTGTAACACAGGATACCCAACTTTTTGCCGGAACCATCAAAGAAAATCTCTTGTTCGTAAATCCTGCTGCAACTGATGAAGATTTACAATTAGCTCTAAAGAAATCCAGCTGTACAGCACTTTTAGAACGTGCAGAAAACGGAATAGAAACGGTAATCGGTGAAGGCGGGTTAAAATTAAGCGGTGGCGAGAAACAGAGAATTGCCATTGCAAGAGCTTTATTGAGAAAACCGCATTTGCTTATTTTTGATGAGGCCACTTCTGCATTAGACAGCATCACAGAAGAAGAGATTACAACGACTATTAAAGAAATTTCAAAGGAAAAAGAACAAATTACGGTTCTTATTGCGCACAGATTAAGCACAATTATGCATGCGGACAGAATTTACGTTCTGGAACGTGGACAGATCGTAGAAACGGGATCGCATTTACAGTTAATTGAAGAGAAGGGGTTATATTACGCCATGTGGAGACAGCAGATCGGGGAAAGGAAAACTGCGGAAACACAGGCTTAA
- a CDS encoding CoA transferase subunit B, with product MLTKEQIAQRISREVKDGYYVNLGIGIPTLVANYVPDNLSVEFQSENGVLGMGPFPFEGEEDADVINAGKQTITILDGGSFFDSAFSFGMIRAQKVDLTILGAMEVSENGDIANWKIPGKMVKGMGGAMDLVASAENIIVAMMHVNKAGESKILKKCSLPLTGVNCVKRVVTELAVLDVTPAGFKLVERAPGVSVEHIIQSTEADLIIEGEIPEMQF from the coding sequence ATGCTAACTAAAGAACAAATTGCGCAAAGAATTTCCAGAGAAGTAAAGGACGGGTATTATGTAAATTTAGGAATCGGAATTCCAACATTGGTTGCCAACTACGTTCCGGACAATCTTTCCGTAGAATTTCAGAGCGAAAACGGAGTGTTGGGAATGGGGCCGTTTCCTTTTGAAGGAGAAGAAGATGCAGATGTCATCAATGCTGGAAAACAGACAATAACGATTCTGGATGGAGGTTCATTTTTCGATTCAGCTTTCAGTTTCGGGATGATCCGTGCTCAAAAAGTAGATTTGACTATTCTTGGAGCTATGGAAGTTTCTGAAAACGGAGATATCGCCAACTGGAAAATTCCCGGGAAAATGGTAAAAGGAATGGGAGGAGCAATGGATTTGGTGGCTTCGGCAGAAAATATTATTGTGGCGATGATGCACGTTAATAAAGCCGGAGAAAGTAAAATTCTTAAAAAATGCTCACTTCCTTTAACGGGGGTTAATTGTGTAAAAAGAGTGGTTACAGAATTAGCGGTTTTGGATGTTACTCCGGCTGGTTTCAAGCTTGTTGAAAGAGCTCCCGGAGTTTCAGTAGAACACATTATCCAATCTACAGAAGCAGATTTGATCATTGAAGGAGAAATTCCTGAAATGCAATTCTAA